The region CAAGCCTGCTCAAGTAGTGTTGGCCTAATATCAATCGTGAATATCTACAAGAGTCAGTAATTCACGATATGGCCGATACCAACTCCTAAAAAGCGAGTGAGTGGTTTTTTTTACGCTGGTACTGAAGACGAAGTATTAGAGAAAATAGAGACATATCTTGCGTCCGTTCATCTTCTCCGTTCCCTACTCATTCGTGGGTTATGGGATAGAATTCTCAGGCGTTATCTCCATAGGGTCCTCTCAGAAGCAACCGACAATTCACTTTCCAACTGGATTTCCAAGCGTGACCTACTGTTACTATGAATGTTATCCAACCTTCGAGGCATCTTTTCATTGTCTTATGTGTGTAAAAACTATTTCCATTGATCATCCTGCGTGTGAAGAAGCTGGTAATTTCAGCGGTGAAAATTGTTTGTAAACGTTTTATGTTGATGAAACGANNNNNNNNNNNNNNNNNNNNNNNNNNNNNNNNNNNNNNNNNNNNNNNNNNNNNNNNNNNNNNNNNNNNNNNNNNTAAAGAGAGTTGCTAAAAGAAAGGGTAAGATAGTTTTAAAAGGTATATGAAGCACCGACCTAAATCTTAATTAAAGCTCCAGcacatttcctcttttatctgagcaatgatgatgacgatgatgacgatgatgatgatgatgatgatgatgatgatgatgatgatgatgatgatgataatgatgatgctgttgctgctgatgatgatgatgatgaagggtagAACCATGTAGGACCATGAACAAGAGCAGGAGGAGGGGTAGATAAAATGGATTTTTATATaagttgaattttatttttctacagtGAAAAAGACGTAACTGGAATTACTGCTCACTTTGGATCAACCAACAAGAATAACGCAACAGTTCAGATTCGCGTAAGGCAATGGGTGTTGCATCGGGATTACGTCAAAAGGCATACTATCGgttagtatattttatcttttgaaaCGTTATTAAAATATCAAACGTTTCGCATGTTTCGTTTTAGGATTTGCTCTCCGCGATTTTTTATGTAGACTTTTATgctgaaacagatgttgttgcaTCTCggtagggtcattatgccaataatagaTACACGCCtaggttctatttcacttcttttactaCTAGCTAATTCGttaatatttaaccaattaagtAACCGATCGTTTGACTAgtttttcaatcaatcaatcaaacattCAAACAATCAATCATTCAAACTATCAATTAATCACCTTGGCTTGTGAAAAGTCTCTTCGTTGCCATTGGTGATTGGATAGATGATATGACCCTTCTATAATAGATCTGTTTCATGTCTACTGCGCTTCTCATCAGTTGCTACCACAATATTAACCCTTTCCCTGTGGACATCAGGGAAAATTTCCTTACCGTtaactgtggaaagcagttttatatgaCAATCTCTCTTTgcttgaggaatgtcatgtttgaaacatatttttgttgaaatatctcTAGTTTATTGAGACAACGTGACTTGCTAAAAATACCAATTCCATTTTTTCATTACTGCAATAACCATGAAGTTTAATTCTGCAATATAACGTGTAAAACATTTCTTTGAGTAGAGAAATCTTTCTCCATTCAAATCATTACAATATCAAAGGAAACCTTCATTACCACCATTTGTTCAAATAAGACGTTCTACACTAATCAATTGAAATAACGGTTTATCTATGACACACCATAGTTAAAGGGATAAGCCCATATATTGCTAACTGCGCACGTTATCAATTTTATAATGCAGTCACAAATATACTTTTACTTGGTTCAGGGAATAGACTGCGACCTTGCTGAGGCACTGccataaagggttttagttgaataaattaaccCCCATAATTAATTTTAAAGGCCTGTTTTTCTACCTGTCACTTATGCCGAACTGGtgcgtaaacaaacaaacaccgctTGTTAAACGGTTAGAGGATGCGACTAAGCTCTgaacaaagacacgcacacatatctatatatctatctatctagctatatatNNNNNNNNNNNNNNNNNNNNNNNNNNNNNNNNNNNNNNNNNNNNNNNNNNNNNNNNNNNNNNNNNNNNNNNNNNNNNNNNNNNNNNNNNNNNNNNNNNNNNNNNNNNNNNNNNNNNNNNNNNNNNNNNNNNNNNNNNNNNNNNNNNNNNNNNNNNNNNNNNNNNNNNNNNNNNNNNNNNNNNNNNNNNNNNNNNNNNNNNNNNNNNNNNNNNNNNNNNNNNNNNNNNNNNNNNNNNNNNNNNNNNNNNNNNNNNNNNNNNNNNNNNNNNNNNNNNNNNNNNNNNNNNNNNNNNNNNNNNNNNNNNNNNNNNNNNNNNNNNNNNNNNNNNNNNNNNNNNNNNNNNNNNNNNNNNNNNNNNNNNNNNNNNNNNNNNNNNNNNNNNNNNNNNNNNNNNNNNNNNNNNNNNNNNNNNNNNNNNNNNNNNNNNNNNNNNNNNNNNNNNNNNNNNNNNNNNNNNNNNNNNNNNNNNNNNNNNNNNNNNNNNNNNNNNNNNNNNNNNNNNNNNNNNNNNNNNNNNNNNNNNNNNNNNNNNNNNNNNNNNNNNNNNNNNNNNNNNNNNNNNNNNNNNNNNNNNNNNNNNNNNNNNNNNNNNNNNNNNNNNNNNNNNNNNNNNNNNNNNNNNNNNNNNNNNNNNNNNNNNNNNNNNNNNNNNNNNNNNNNNNNNNNNNNNNNNNNNNNNNNNNNNNNNNNNNNNNNNNNNNNNNNNNNNNNNNNNNNNNNNNNNNNNNNNNNNNNNNNNNNNNNNNNNNNNNNNNNNNNNNNNNNNNNNNNNNNNNNNNNNNNNNNNNNNNNNNNNNNNNNNNNNNNNNNNNNNNNNNNNNNNNNNNNNNNNNNNNNNNNNNNNNNNNNNNNNNNNNNNNNNNNNNNNNNNNNNNNNNNNNNNNNNNNNNNNNNNNNNNNNNNNNNNNNNNNNNNNNNNNNNNNNNNNNNNNNNNNNNNNNNNNNNNNNNNNNNNNNNNNNNNNNNNNNNNNNNNNNNNNNNNNNNNNNNNNNNNNNNNNNNNNNNNNNNNNNNNNNNNNNNNNNNNNNNNNNNNNNNNNNNNNNNNNNNNNNNNNNNNNNNNNNNNNNNNNNNNNNNNNNNNNNNNNNNNNNNNNNNNNNNNNNNNNNNNNNNNNNNNNNNNNNNNNNNNNNNNNNNNNNNNNNNNNNNNNNNNNNNNNNNNNNNNNNNNNNNNNNNNNNNNNNNNNNNNNNNNNNNNNNNNNNNNNNNNNNNNNNNNNNNNNNNNNNNNNNNNNNNNNNNNNNNNNNNNNNNNNNNNNNNNNNNNNNNNNNNNNNNNNNNNNNNNNNNNNNNNNNNNNNNNNNNNNNNNNNNNNNNNNNNNNNNNNNNNNNNNNNNNNNNNNNNNNNNNNNNNNNNNNNNNNNNNNNNNNNNNNNNNNNNNNNNNNNNNNNNNNNNNNNNNNNNNNNNNNNNNNNNNNNNNNNNNNNNNNNNNNNNNNNNNNNNNNNNNNNNNNNNNNNNNNNNNNNNNNNNNNNNNNNNNNNNNNNNNNNNNNNNNNNNNNNNNNNNNNNNNNNNNNNNNNNNNNNNNNNNNNNNNNNNNNNNNNNNNNNNNNNNNNNNNNNNNNNNNNNNNNNNNNNNNNNNNNNNNNNNNNNNNNNNNNNNNNNNNNNNNNNNNNNNNNNNNNNNNNNNNNNNNNNNNNNNNNNNNNNNNNNNNNNNNNNNNNNNNNNNNNatatatatatatatatatacacacagtgcaAGATTTCACGCGGTTTCCATAGGTTAAATTTGCTCTCAAGGCAATGGTCGACTCGGCACAActacttcttaaccattcagctatgcctgcgcctCCAATGTTAACTACGATAatagtatcaataataataatattttctactaaaggcacaagacttgaaattttgggggaggggcatagtagattacatcgacccccagtgctcgatgagagacaaagttgctctcggcggaatttgaactcagaactttactACGCACAAattgccgctaatcattttgcccggcgtgctaacaactctgccaatgatgatgatgattatgatgatgatggtgcagcACCAGGCCGTGGCTGTGATGGCTTCTGATCTTGATTGATTGAAGGCGTTATCATGTTTTGTCTCGGTataaaaaagatgggctacagcaaatattctgcttaataccacagatttgcttgtcagttgtttgactttaaccagttgagcattcccTTGGTGGTTGAAAATATGTGCATCGCTGATCATGAGCtgaagtggttgggaagcatcaaatccatgtgttgagaggaatccttTTTGGTGTGAGCAATTCATCTGTGGAAATATGGGCGTTTTGTTCATCATACTTCAGTAACTTTTATTAGAGAACTTTTGAGCCGGATGAGCTATTCGATCTAAAGAAAATTGCAACTGGATCCCACCCGCAAGTTTATGCGCTGTTTACCGTGATATGAGAACACTATGTCGCGTACCTAGCGTTTTGATGAGTGTGCCTGGTatacacttatcagacgggtagtcgtgatgggtatactgggtttcgtataattgcaccccagtgtcactttgacgatatgctctgctctctcactcaatgataataaaaactgtatgtattgatatacaaaaataattcaaaaatactTAGTGTTCTTCACGTCATTTTGCAGATAATGACATTGCTGTCTTAGAATTGGTGTCACCTGTTCCGAACAACCGATGTATCCAGCCTATAGGCGTACCAAACAAAGGCGATACATTCAAAACGCGATGTGTCACTGCTGGATGGGGACAAACTGCAGGTACGTCAtgttaaattataaaattttatctcTGGAATTTATAGCCCCAAATatgatttatacatttatttattaacaaaatacttcatgttctttgcttttatttatctAGAAAATGGACATTACCCAGACCAGATGAGACGAACAAATATTGATATCATCCCAAATGATAAATGCCAAAATTACTCTCCTGGCGCCACGGTTGAACAGCATATCTGTGCTGGCGACCTCAAAAGAAATGGCCAAAATATTTGTAACGTAAGATGACGCATATTCATGATTTCAGATTATAAGCATATTTGTTCCATTTCATATTTTAACTTTTCGTATTCCATCCaaccatgcatccatccatgcattcatccatgcatgcatgcatgcatgcatccatcggTCCATCCGtcttttcatctgtcttcgtcCACTATTTCTGTGAGAGTCGTAGGTGCAGAGTCCACAGGCATCACTTCCATATGCGGAgtgaaaatcaagaaaaaaatgcaGTTGTAGTGGTGACTAAAGGAACAAGAGGAGACAACTGTTGAATGTTAGCTCTCTGATTGTTGTCTGCTATATAAGTGGACTTTCCGATTGTAAACGAAATGTGAGGATTCTGCGATTTCTTGCGCTACAACCTGCACAGCGGATCTGTTTATGAGGAACAAACATTTGTTAGAGTACATTCGCTCACTCTTTCCATTAAATAGACATTGCCTATACAGAGACACACGGTGTGTACTACACGACAAATGTGGAAGTGAATGTAAAGTAACGCAAAATGAATTGATTTCCTTAACCGTACAACGTAACCTTTTCTTCCGATCGTCATTTCAATGAGCTAATAATTACGTCACTGATCTTTGCTTTCTACAaatacgttttattttttttctgaatcccAATGCAACCTGGTGGGAAAAGAAACAGCTAACTAGTGCAGGTACATTTCTCATTTATAAGAAACTTAAAATGAATAATTGAGCaggattttatacttttaattttgaaaatgcgtTACTTTGAACttactttgcgtgtgtgtgtgtctctctctgtctttgtctctgtctgtatttttgtctgtctgtctctctctctctctctctatctctctatctttctctctctgtctctgtctcggtctctctctctctctgtctatgtctttctgtctgtctgtctggttctttctctcgctttctctctctctaaatatattcatcattttgTATGAATTAATCTGTCTCTGTACAGATATGTTTTTGAATGATacatttttttaacaattatGTTTTAATGCTTGAATCCTAAGTAGATAAAGTAATAGCCtgcaaatattgtttttaattctaaAAGAATAAACACTTCTGGTGGAAAAATAAAGACTGCCCCACAAGTTTTGATTAATACAATATTTACcggttatttttaataaaccttatttactttgaaatcaactattttaaattaaattatttcacgttctatAGAAGTTTCTCAATATTTGTCAgataatgtttttcttattattacaTAGGGAGATTCTGGCGGTGGTCTTATCTGCAGGAGAACCTCTGATAACAAATACGTCGTTGCTGGCGTATCTTCTTACGGCTTTGATTGTGATGAAGGATTCGGTGTCTTCACAAACACCGCCAATTACAGAGATTTCATTGATGACTATACTACATAGTAACTGGTCCCAAACAATGAACcatttattaaatgaataaatcttTAAATCAAATTTGTCTTACTATTtcttctgttgcttttttttgttgtcgGTTATATTTTATTTCGCTACAGTCATTAGAATATGACCATACTgcagcaccgtcttgaagaatttttagtagaataAACCAGGTACATATTCTAacgttttttaattttatttttggcatCAAAAGCGGTAGTAAAGCGGTGATAGGAGACAAATACATATCCAAAagcaccaccccacacacacatgtatac is a window of Octopus bimaculoides isolate UCB-OBI-ISO-001 chromosome 10, ASM119413v2, whole genome shotgun sequence DNA encoding:
- the LOC106868593 gene encoding plasma kallikrein, with translation MHILGFLITMYKSLGLIILAVVACFHAVPIKEVNEHIVGGTESRHCEFPHMVYLDISMGNAGTFCGATLISRKHILTAAHCIEKDVTGITAHFGSTNKNNATVQIRVRQWVLHRDYVKRHTIDNDIAVLELVSPVPNNRCIQPIGVPNKGDTFKTRCVTAGWGQTAENGHYPDQMRRTNIDIIPNDKCQNYSPGATVEQHICAGDLKRNGQNICNGDSGGGLICRRTSDNKYVVAGVSSYGFDCDEGFGVFTNTANYRDFIDDYTT